In the Geobacter sp. FeAm09 genome, one interval contains:
- a CDS encoding (Fe-S)-binding protein — MDYVKLINCMRCGMCLPSCPTYKETFLETASPRGRVALIRKLQEGELDQSERLLEYLSLCLDCQACASACPCGVNAGELVAEFTCERKGGEGLSFMEELILRRLVPHPDRLEASLVPMRLYQRTGLQKLVRKLGVMKLFPEQLERMEGLLPNLPARPLRQVIDEVTPARGEERGTVAFFLGCVMSLIFSEASRATVRLLSELGYRVVTPRNQVCCGAPNMLSGDLAGLKEAVRSNVAIFGGIEADFIVTDCGGCGAELKHYGHHLEGDPEAAAFSAKVRDISQVLALHREELRAKLKPLPLTVTYHDPCHIAHCQGIRREPRDLLRLIPGLDYRELEAADACCGSAGTYNIAKPEMADRILTRKIDTIRATGAELLVTGNPGCLLQLKKGLAEHLPQVGIVHVTELLARSLDGAV; from the coding sequence ATGGACTACGTAAAACTGATAAATTGTATGCGCTGCGGCATGTGCCTCCCCTCTTGTCCCACCTACAAGGAGACCTTCCTGGAGACCGCCTCCCCCCGGGGGAGGGTGGCGCTGATACGCAAGCTTCAGGAAGGGGAACTGGACCAGTCCGAGCGCCTTCTGGAATACCTCTCCCTCTGCCTGGACTGCCAGGCGTGCGCCTCGGCCTGCCCCTGCGGGGTCAATGCCGGCGAGCTGGTGGCGGAATTCACCTGCGAGCGCAAGGGAGGGGAGGGGCTCTCCTTCATGGAAGAGCTGATCCTGCGCCGGCTGGTCCCCCACCCCGACCGTCTGGAGGCGTCTCTGGTCCCCATGCGCCTCTACCAGCGCACCGGCCTGCAAAAACTGGTGCGCAAGCTGGGGGTCATGAAGCTGTTCCCGGAGCAGCTTGAGCGCATGGAGGGGCTGTTGCCGAACCTGCCCGCCCGGCCGTTGCGCCAAGTCATCGACGAGGTCACGCCGGCCCGGGGGGAGGAGCGTGGTACCGTCGCCTTCTTCCTGGGATGCGTCATGAGCCTGATCTTCAGCGAGGCGAGCCGGGCGACCGTCCGGCTGCTTTCCGAGCTCGGCTACCGGGTCGTCACCCCCCGCAACCAGGTCTGCTGCGGCGCGCCCAACATGCTGTCCGGGGACCTGGCGGGCCTCAAGGAGGCGGTGCGCAGCAATGTGGCCATCTTCGGCGGGATCGAGGCGGATTTCATTGTCACCGACTGCGGCGGCTGCGGGGCCGAACTGAAGCACTACGGCCATCACCTGGAGGGGGACCCGGAGGCGGCGGCCTTCAGCGCCAAGGTGCGGGATATTTCACAGGTCCTGGCGCTGCACCGGGAGGAGTTGCGCGCCAAGCTCAAGCCGCTCCCGTTGACGGTCACCTACCACGACCCGTGCCACATCGCCCACTGCCAGGGTATCCGCCGGGAACCGCGGGACCTGCTCCGGCTGATCCCGGGGCTGGACTATCGCGAGTTGGAAGCGGCCGACGCCTGCTGCGGCAGCGCCGGCACCTACAACATCGCCAAGCCGGAGATGGCCGACCGCATCCTCACGCGCAAGATCGACACCATCCGGGCCACCGGCGCGGAGCTGCTGGTGACCGGCAATCCGGGCTGTCTGCTGCAATTGAAGAAGGGGCTGGCGGAACATCTGCCCCAGGTGGGGATCGTGCATGTGACGGAGCTTCTGGCGCGCAGTCTGGACGGGGCTGTCTGA
- the prfA gene encoding peptide chain release factor 1: MFDKIEELERRYQEVEALLSDPAVISNQPEFRKLSREHADLSELVAAYRRWRKVLAEIEENRELLSDADMKEMAEEELKNLETEKETLEADIQLLLLPKDPNDNKSVILEIRAGTGGDESALFAGDLFRMYSRFADTNRWKVETISASESERGGFKEIIASVEGEGVFAKLKYESGTHRVQRVPETEAQGRIHTSACTVAIMPEAEDVDIDINPADLKIDVYRSSGAGGQHVNTTDSAVRITHLPTGTVVACQEERSQIKNRAKAMKVLKTRILDTILQEQNAKLAADRKQQVGSGDRSERIRTYNFPQGRMTDHRIGLTLYRLDSIMAGDMAEIADALRAHYQMEALKAQSEGN, encoded by the coding sequence ATGTTCGACAAGATAGAAGAACTTGAACGGCGCTACCAGGAAGTGGAGGCGCTGCTGTCCGACCCTGCGGTCATATCCAACCAGCCGGAATTCCGCAAGCTCTCCCGCGAGCACGCCGACCTGAGCGAACTGGTGGCGGCCTACCGTCGCTGGCGCAAGGTGCTGGCCGAAATCGAGGAGAACCGGGAGCTGTTGTCCGATGCGGACATGAAGGAGATGGCCGAGGAGGAGCTGAAGAACCTGGAGACGGAAAAGGAAACGCTGGAGGCCGATATCCAGTTGCTTCTGCTCCCCAAGGACCCCAACGACAACAAGAGCGTCATCCTGGAGATCCGGGCCGGCACCGGCGGCGATGAATCGGCCCTGTTCGCCGGGGATCTGTTCCGCATGTATTCCCGCTTTGCCGACACCAACCGCTGGAAGGTGGAGACCATCTCGGCCTCCGAGTCGGAGCGGGGCGGCTTCAAGGAGATCATCGCCTCCGTGGAGGGGGAGGGGGTCTTTGCCAAGCTCAAGTACGAATCCGGCACTCACCGGGTGCAGCGCGTGCCCGAGACCGAGGCCCAGGGGCGCATCCACACCAGCGCCTGCACCGTGGCGATCATGCCCGAGGCCGAGGACGTGGACATCGACATCAACCCGGCCGACCTGAAGATCGACGTCTACCGTTCCTCCGGCGCCGGCGGCCAGCACGTCAACACCACCGACTCGGCGGTGCGCATCACCCACCTTCCCACCGGCACGGTGGTGGCCTGCCAGGAGGAGCGCAGCCAGATCAAGAACCGGGCCAAGGCCATGAAGGTTTTGAAGACCCGTATCCTGGACACCATCCTCCAGGAACAGAACGCCAAGCTGGCCGCCGACCGCAAGCAGCAGGTCGGTTCCGGCGACCGTAGCGAGCGCATCCGCACCTACAACTTCCCCCAGGGGCGCATGACCGACCACCGCATCGGCCTGACCCTCTACCGCCTGGATTCCATTATGGCGGGGGATATGGCCGAGATCGCCGACGCCCTGCGCGCCCATTACCAGATGGAGGCGCTGAAAGCGCAGAGCGAAGGGAACTGA
- a CDS encoding trimeric intracellular cation channel family protein — MNLLYTFDLLGTAAFAASGALAGIRRDMDVFGVLVLGLVTAIGGGTLRDVLLGDTPPFIFKDETYLYLSVAVSLLVFLFHRRLTFLTHPLTYFDAVGLGTFVVIGTHKAIEFRLGFFGAVMMGVMTATAGGMLRDLLSAKVPMILHKEVYASACLAGGALLYVLQRSAVPPDGAALFSASTVIILRLLAVRYNWALPRAADRTH; from the coding sequence ATGAATCTGCTGTACACCTTCGACCTGCTGGGCACCGCCGCTTTTGCCGCCTCGGGAGCGCTGGCCGGGATTCGTCGGGATATGGATGTCTTCGGCGTGCTGGTTCTGGGACTTGTCACCGCCATCGGCGGCGGTACGCTACGCGACGTGCTGCTGGGCGATACCCCGCCTTTCATCTTCAAGGACGAGACCTACCTCTACCTTTCGGTCGCGGTTTCCCTGTTGGTATTTCTCTTTCACCGCCGGCTCACGTTTCTCACCCACCCGCTGACCTACTTCGATGCCGTCGGCCTGGGCACGTTTGTAGTGATCGGCACCCACAAGGCCATTGAATTCAGGCTGGGATTTTTCGGTGCCGTCATGATGGGGGTGATGACGGCCACGGCCGGGGGCATGCTCCGCGACCTGCTTTCCGCCAAAGTGCCGATGATTCTGCATAAGGAGGTCTACGCCTCTGCCTGCCTGGCGGGGGGAGCCTTGCTTTACGTGCTGCAACGGAGCGCAGTGCCGCCGGACGGGGCCGCGCTTTTTTCGGCCTCGACCGTGATTATCCTGCGCCTGCTGGCGGTCAGATACAACTGGGCGCTGCCGCGGGCGGCAGACAGGACGCACTGA
- a CDS encoding DUF1385 domain-containing protein, with translation MEKINVGGQAVIEGVMMRAPRSMAIAVRRPDGEIVVKRELVVPLSERYPVVKLPIVRGAVALFTSLIIGIKALNFSANEAMTEEEKEGDKDKGKGELSSWAMAGTMTVAFGFGICLFFLFPLYLTKLLTPVIGTNNIVFNLVDGVIRVIVFLLYIWGISRMNDIQRVFQYHGAEHKSIFTFEAGEELTVENVRRYSRLHPRCGTSFLLIVMLVSIAVFSLIPKLWPFYLKAGSRIVLLPLIAGISYEFLKWSAKNDSHPLVRLVIAPGLALQRLTTREPDDRQLEVAIRSINEALEVNAGYSDDRLVV, from the coding sequence ATGGAAAAGATCAATGTAGGCGGCCAGGCGGTTATCGAAGGCGTCATGATGCGCGCGCCCCGCTCCATGGCCATCGCCGTACGCCGTCCCGACGGCGAGATCGTGGTCAAGCGTGAACTGGTGGTGCCGCTCTCCGAACGGTACCCGGTGGTCAAACTCCCCATCGTGCGCGGTGCGGTGGCCCTGTTCACCTCGCTGATCATCGGCATCAAGGCGCTCAACTTTTCGGCCAACGAGGCCATGACCGAAGAGGAGAAAGAGGGGGACAAGGACAAGGGGAAGGGGGAACTCTCCTCCTGGGCCATGGCCGGCACCATGACCGTGGCCTTCGGCTTCGGCATCTGCCTGTTCTTCCTGTTCCCGCTCTACCTGACCAAGCTGCTGACGCCGGTCATCGGCACCAACAACATCGTCTTCAACCTGGTGGACGGCGTGATCCGGGTGATCGTGTTTTTGCTCTACATCTGGGGCATCTCCCGCATGAACGACATCCAGCGGGTCTTCCAGTACCACGGGGCCGAGCACAAATCGATCTTCACCTTCGAGGCGGGCGAGGAACTGACGGTGGAAAACGTGCGCCGCTACAGCCGCCTCCACCCCCGCTGCGGCACCAGCTTCCTCCTCATCGTCATGCTGGTGAGCATCGCCGTGTTCTCCCTGATCCCCAAGCTCTGGCCCTTCTATCTCAAGGCCGGTTCGCGCATCGTGCTGCTGCCGCTCATCGCCGGCATCTCCTACGAGTTCCTCAAGTGGAGCGCCAAGAACGACAGCCACCCCCTGGTGCGGCTGGTCATCGCCCCCGGACTGGCCCTGCAGCGCCTCACCACCCGCGAGCCGGACGACCGGCAACTGGAAGTGGCCATCCGCTCCATCAACGAGGCGCTGGAAGTGAACGCCGGATACTCGGACGACCGTTTGGTCGTGTAG
- the thiC gene encoding phosphomethylpyrimidine synthase ThiC has protein sequence MTQLEYARRGLITEQMRIAAAAEGVEPEFIRDGLAAGTIVICHNVKHANGTPLPVGTGLRTKINANIGSSSDDTDMQKELEKARIAVKYGADAIMDLSTGGPVDEIRRAVVAETTACIGSVPLYQAALDAVRVKKKAIVDMTVDDIFAGIVKHAEDGVDFITVHCGVTRSTVERMKNEGRVMDVVSRGGAFTIEWMAYNRQENPLFEHFDKLLEITREYDMTLSLGDGFRPGCLADATDRAQIHELIILGELTQRAQDAGVQVMIEGPGHVPLNQIQANIQLQKRLCHGAPFYVLGPLVTDIAPGYDHITCAIGGAIAAAAGADFLCYVTPSEHLRLPDVQDVRDGVIASRIAAHAADIAKGVKGAMDKDIQMARCRKKLDWEGQFALALDEDKAREFRANSPVADHGACTMCGEFCAYKVMDDAMKR, from the coding sequence ATGACCCAGCTTGAATACGCCCGTCGGGGCCTCATTACCGAACAGATGCGGATCGCAGCCGCAGCGGAAGGGGTGGAGCCCGAGTTCATCCGCGACGGACTGGCCGCCGGCACCATCGTCATCTGCCACAACGTCAAGCACGCCAATGGCACCCCCCTGCCGGTGGGGACCGGCCTGCGCACCAAGATCAACGCCAACATCGGCTCGTCCTCCGACGATACGGACATGCAGAAGGAACTGGAAAAGGCCCGCATTGCCGTGAAATACGGGGCCGACGCCATCATGGACCTCTCCACCGGCGGACCGGTGGACGAAATCAGACGGGCCGTGGTGGCGGAAACCACCGCCTGCATCGGCAGCGTGCCGCTCTACCAGGCCGCCCTAGACGCCGTACGGGTCAAGAAGAAGGCCATCGTGGACATGACGGTGGACGATATCTTCGCCGGCATCGTCAAGCATGCCGAGGACGGGGTGGACTTCATCACCGTGCACTGCGGCGTGACCCGTTCCACGGTGGAGCGGATGAAGAACGAGGGGCGCGTCATGGACGTGGTCTCCCGCGGGGGGGCCTTCACCATCGAGTGGATGGCCTACAACCGCCAGGAGAACCCGCTCTTCGAGCACTTCGACAAACTCCTGGAGATCACCAGGGAATACGACATGACCCTGTCCCTGGGCGACGGCTTCCGCCCCGGCTGCCTAGCCGACGCCACGGACCGGGCCCAGATCCACGAGTTGATCATCCTGGGGGAGTTGACCCAGCGCGCCCAGGACGCCGGGGTGCAGGTCATGATCGAAGGACCGGGGCACGTGCCCCTGAACCAGATCCAGGCCAACATCCAGTTGCAGAAGCGGCTGTGCCACGGCGCCCCCTTCTACGTCCTGGGTCCCCTGGTCACCGATATCGCACCGGGCTACGACCACATCACCTGCGCCATCGGCGGCGCCATCGCCGCGGCCGCCGGGGCCGACTTCCTCTGCTACGTCACCCCCAGCGAACATCTGCGCCTGCCGGACGTGCAGGACGTGCGCGACGGCGTGATCGCCTCCCGTATCGCCGCCCATGCGGCCGACATCGCCAAGGGGGTCAAGGGGGCCATGGACAAGGACATCCAGATGGCCAGATGCCGGAAAAAACTGGACTGGGAAGGGCAATTCGCCCTGGCGCTGGATGAAGACAAGGCGCGGGAGTTCCGCGCCAACTCGCCGGTTGCCGACCACGGGGCCTGCACCATGTGCGGCGAGTTCTGCGCCTACAAGGTCATGGACGATGCCATGAAGCGGTGA
- the thiD gene encoding bifunctional hydroxymethylpyrimidine kinase/phosphomethylpyrimidine kinase, whose product MGDCSRRFRLVINNTTHVFPPVEGVYLITDQGDNLVERVRTALRGGVAVLQYRAKEKSRETLLAEGSELKQLCRRFGVIFIVNDDTRLAKELDADGVHLGQDDGAIAEARMLLGPGKIVGKSTHNLEEALQAEQEGADYIGFGAMYPTDSKVITHMPGTSGLCAIRDRIKLPVVAIGGITTSNACRVIDAGADAVAVISSVLSSPRPDIAAAELKLLFNRTCPHPRGSVLTVAGSDSGGGAGIQADIKTITLLGSYAASALTALTAQNTKEVSAIHGLPPSFVMDQITTVLADIPVDVIKTGMLHTAAIVSALAELLAERSAYIPLVIDPVMISKGGTALLDRDAIRAMQEHLLPQAYLLTPNIPEAERLLGRAIRCEADMEQAARDLHALGPANVLLKGGHLAGRQSTDILFDGYECREYAAERAFTSNTHGTGCTYASAIAAFLAQGEPLKCAVEKAKEFISAAIRLAHPLGRGHSPVNHFAAARQSDR is encoded by the coding sequence ATGGGCGATTGCAGCAGACGGTTCCGGCTCGTCATCAACAATACGACGCACGTATTCCCGCCGGTGGAGGGGGTGTACCTGATCACCGACCAGGGAGACAACCTGGTGGAGCGGGTGCGGACCGCCCTGCGGGGCGGCGTGGCGGTGCTGCAGTACCGCGCCAAGGAGAAAAGCCGCGAAACCCTGCTGGCGGAAGGAAGCGAGCTGAAACAGCTCTGCAGGCGCTTCGGCGTGATCTTCATCGTCAATGACGATACCCGCCTGGCCAAGGAACTGGATGCGGACGGCGTTCACCTGGGGCAGGACGACGGTGCCATCGCCGAGGCGCGGATGCTGCTCGGCCCCGGCAAGATCGTGGGCAAATCGACCCACAACCTGGAGGAAGCCCTCCAGGCCGAGCAGGAAGGGGCCGACTACATCGGCTTCGGCGCCATGTACCCCACGGACAGCAAGGTCATCACCCACATGCCGGGCACCAGCGGCCTGTGCGCCATCCGCGACCGCATCAAGCTCCCGGTGGTGGCCATCGGCGGCATCACCACCAGCAACGCCTGCCGGGTGATCGATGCCGGCGCCGACGCCGTGGCGGTGATCTCGTCGGTGCTGTCGAGCCCCCGCCCGGACATCGCGGCCGCCGAGTTGAAACTCCTCTTCAACCGCACCTGCCCCCACCCCCGCGGCTCGGTCCTGACCGTGGCCGGTAGCGACTCGGGCGGCGGGGCGGGCATCCAGGCCGACATCAAGACCATTACCCTGCTGGGGAGTTACGCCGCCAGCGCCCTGACCGCCCTGACCGCCCAGAATACCAAGGAGGTTTCGGCCATCCACGGCCTCCCCCCCTCCTTTGTGATGGACCAGATCACGACCGTGCTGGCCGATATCCCGGTGGACGTCATCAAGACCGGCATGCTGCACACCGCGGCCATCGTTTCGGCCCTGGCCGAACTGCTGGCGGAGCGCTCCGCCTACATCCCGCTGGTCATCGACCCGGTCATGATCTCCAAGGGGGGCACGGCCCTGCTGGACCGGGACGCGATCCGCGCCATGCAGGAGCATCTGCTGCCCCAGGCCTACCTCTTGACCCCCAACATCCCCGAGGCCGAGCGTCTCTTGGGACGGGCCATCCGCTGCGAGGCGGACATGGAGCAGGCGGCCCGCGACCTGCACGCCCTCGGCCCGGCCAACGTGCTGCTCAAGGGGGGGCACCTCGCCGGCCGGCAATCCACGGATATCCTCTTCGATGGCTACGAATGCCGGGAATATGCGGCGGAGCGGGCCTTCACCAGCAACACCCACGGCACCGGCTGCACCTACGCCTCAGCCATCGCCGCCTTCCTCGCCCAGGGGGAACCGCTCAAATGCGCCGTGGAAAAGGCCAAGGAGTTCATCTCCGCCGCCATCCGCCTGGCCCACCCCCTGGGCAGGGGGCACAGCCCGGTGAATCATTTTGCCGCCGCCCGGCAGAGCGACCGCTGA
- a CDS encoding lactate utilization protein yields MYEQFKARAEGVGAEVYRFKDRDGALEFILPFLHKEGCAGVPHPCAVWAESPFLEGLDREPLREVAGIRFEFGRETAADARIGITQAEWALADTGSLVQDQTAVEQRLASSLTDIHIALVPTGNILPDKTALLTRINPRTSRYIAFITGPSRTADIERVLTIGVHGPERLVIVCVDDMEGAAR; encoded by the coding sequence ATGTACGAACAATTCAAGGCCAGGGCCGAAGGGGTTGGTGCGGAGGTCTACCGTTTCAAGGACCGGGATGGGGCTCTGGAGTTCATCCTGCCGTTCCTGCACAAGGAGGGATGCGCCGGCGTCCCGCACCCCTGCGCCGTCTGGGCCGAGAGCCCGTTCCTGGAAGGACTGGACCGGGAGCCGCTCCGGGAGGTGGCCGGCATCAGGTTCGAGTTCGGCCGCGAAACGGCGGCCGACGCCCGCATCGGCATCACCCAGGCCGAGTGGGCCCTGGCCGATACCGGCTCCCTGGTACAGGACCAGACCGCCGTGGAACAGCGGCTGGCATCCTCCCTGACCGACATCCACATCGCCCTGGTCCCCACCGGCAATATCCTTCCCGACAAAACCGCCCTGCTAACCAGGATCAATCCCAGGACCAGCCGCTATATCGCCTTTATCACCGGCCCGAGCCGGACCGCCGACATCGAGCGGGTGCTGACCATCGGCGTCCATGGCCCGGAACGGCTCGTGATCGTCTGCGTGGATGACATGGAAGGAGCGGCCCGATGA
- a CDS encoding FAD-binding oxidoreductase: protein MEQSFINELKAVVGEQYALTDRESLAVYGYDSTPELESRPGVVLLPGTSEEVARIMALCHGAGISVTPRGSGTNLSGGSLSGGGVVVQTSRMNRIVEVDEENLTATVEPGVITSTLHREVEGRGLFYPPDPGSMNISTMGGNVAENSGGLRGLKYGVTADYVMGLTTVLADGELLRTGGKTVKDVAGYSLNPLLVSSEGTLGFFTAITVKLIPKPRAKTTMLAHFPELHQAALAVSAIIAAKVIPATLEFLDKVTIKCVEDYSHVGLPLDVDAVLLIEVDGHPAVVAEEAASVEEICRRHGCSFFQTARDADEALKLATARRTALSALARVKPTTILEDATVPRSCVAPMLEVIQAAARKHHLTIGTFGHAGDGNLHPTCLTDERDQDEIARAHAAFDEIFDAAIAMGGTITGEHGVGLAKKRYLPRLVGESGIRVMRGIKQAFDPKGILNPGKVF from the coding sequence ATGGAACAATCATTTATCAACGAACTCAAGGCCGTGGTCGGCGAGCAGTATGCCCTGACCGACCGCGAATCCCTGGCGGTGTACGGCTACGATTCCACGCCCGAACTGGAGAGCAGGCCGGGGGTGGTCCTGTTGCCCGGCACATCCGAAGAGGTGGCCCGCATTATGGCCCTCTGCCATGGGGCCGGGATCAGCGTGACCCCGCGCGGCTCCGGCACCAACCTGTCGGGCGGCTCCCTCTCGGGGGGCGGGGTGGTGGTGCAGACCAGCCGCATGAACCGCATCGTGGAGGTGGACGAAGAGAACCTGACCGCCACGGTGGAGCCGGGGGTGATCACCAGCACCCTGCACCGGGAGGTGGAGGGGCGCGGCCTCTTCTATCCCCCCGACCCGGGGAGCATGAACATCTCAACCATGGGAGGCAACGTGGCCGAGAACTCGGGCGGGCTGCGCGGCCTGAAATACGGGGTGACGGCGGATTACGTCATGGGGCTCACCACGGTCCTGGCGGACGGGGAGCTGCTGCGTACCGGGGGCAAGACGGTGAAGGACGTGGCCGGCTACAGCCTGAATCCGCTGTTGGTCTCCTCCGAAGGCACCCTGGGGTTCTTCACCGCCATCACGGTCAAGCTGATACCCAAGCCCCGGGCCAAGACCACCATGCTGGCCCACTTCCCCGAACTGCACCAGGCCGCCCTGGCGGTGTCGGCCATCATCGCCGCCAAGGTCATCCCGGCCACCCTGGAGTTCCTGGACAAGGTGACCATCAAGTGCGTGGAGGATTATTCCCACGTGGGGCTCCCTCTGGACGTGGATGCGGTCCTGCTGATCGAGGTGGACGGCCACCCGGCGGTGGTGGCCGAGGAGGCCGCCAGTGTGGAGGAGATCTGCAGGCGCCACGGCTGCTCCTTCTTCCAGACCGCTCGGGACGCCGACGAGGCGCTCAAGCTGGCCACGGCGCGGCGCACCGCCCTGTCGGCCCTGGCGCGGGTCAAGCCGACCACCATCCTGGAGGACGCCACCGTGCCGCGCAGCTGCGTCGCGCCCATGCTTGAGGTCATCCAGGCGGCGGCCCGCAAGCACCATCTCACCATCGGCACCTTCGGCCATGCCGGGGACGGCAACCTGCACCCCACCTGTCTGACCGACGAGCGGGACCAGGACGAGATTGCCCGGGCCCATGCCGCTTTCGACGAGATCTTCGACGCCGCCATCGCCATGGGTGGCACCATCACCGGCGAGCACGGGGTGGGGCTGGCCAAGAAGCGCTACCTGCCGCGGCTGGTGGGTGAATCGGGGATTCGTGTCATGCGGGGGATCAAGCAGGCATTCGACCCGAAGGGGATACTCAATCCGGGGAAGGTGTTTTAA
- the ldhH gene encoding L-lactate dehydrogenase (quinone) large subunit LdhH codes for MNKEFRESIGRAVGNATLTGALGKFSEAYKVNRAKAYEGIDFEALRGAIAERKSHAAANLELLAATFAKNAEALGAKVFRTTDPEKVKKYILKVAHANGVKSVVKSKSMATEEIHLNACLEQAGIAVGETDLGEWIIQLAGQKPSHMVMPAIHMTKEEVADLFSKEVDERLESDIPRLVKVARKELRAKFLAADMGISGANIAVAETGSIVLVTNEGNARLVTTLPRVHVALVGIEKLVEKFDDIVPILTALPRSATAQLLTSYVSIISGPAPTTDDSPKELHIVLMDNRRSEMAGDPKFKQALQCIRCGSCLNVCPIFRLVGGHVFGSIYTGGIGTILTAWFEELQNSEDIQGLCIQCGNCKEICPGKLDIPEMIMEIRRRLVVEKGQPFTQKAIFGIVNNRSLFHGMLRAAAIAGKPFTSGGFIRHLPLFLSDLTDGRSLPAIAAEPFRDRFPKIEQPDGCRETAVFFAGCLIDFAYPEMGEALVKILNKAGIRVVFPEGQTCCGAPARYSGAYEVAADNAVDNIEALLANKADYVVSACPTCTVALAHEFGDTLESLGRKEWLPRTKELAERTVDFSTLVKRLVDAGRLTLKEGQRLGAITYHDSCHLKRTLRATEQPRELLQKAGYELKEMFECDMCCGMGGSYSMKLPEISAPILQRKLHNIRETGAPIVAMDCPGCVMQIRGGFDQDRADVRVKHTVELLAEVVES; via the coding sequence ATGAACAAGGAATTCAGGGAATCCATCGGCAGGGCCGTGGGGAACGCCACCCTCACCGGCGCGTTGGGGAAGTTTTCCGAGGCCTACAAGGTCAACCGGGCCAAGGCCTACGAAGGGATCGATTTCGAGGCGCTGCGGGGCGCCATCGCCGAGCGCAAGTCCCATGCTGCCGCCAACCTGGAACTATTGGCGGCGACCTTCGCCAAAAACGCCGAGGCCCTGGGCGCCAAGGTCTTCCGGACCACTGACCCGGAAAAGGTGAAGAAATACATCCTGAAGGTGGCGCACGCAAACGGCGTGAAAAGCGTGGTCAAGTCCAAGTCCATGGCCACCGAGGAGATCCACCTCAACGCCTGCCTGGAACAGGCGGGCATCGCGGTGGGCGAGACCGACCTGGGGGAGTGGATCATCCAGCTTGCCGGCCAGAAGCCGTCCCACATGGTCATGCCCGCCATCCACATGACCAAGGAGGAGGTGGCCGACCTCTTCAGCAAGGAGGTTGACGAACGGCTGGAGAGCGACATCCCCCGGCTGGTCAAGGTGGCCCGCAAGGAGCTGCGCGCCAAGTTCCTCGCCGCCGACATGGGGATCTCGGGCGCCAACATCGCCGTGGCCGAGACCGGCAGCATCGTCCTGGTCACCAACGAGGGGAACGCCCGGCTGGTCACCACCCTGCCCCGGGTCCACGTGGCCCTGGTGGGGATCGAAAAACTGGTGGAGAAGTTCGACGACATCGTGCCGATCCTGACGGCGCTCCCCCGCAGCGCCACGGCCCAGCTGCTGACAAGCTACGTCTCCATCATCAGTGGCCCCGCGCCCACCACCGACGATTCCCCCAAGGAGTTGCACATCGTCCTCATGGACAACCGCCGCAGCGAGATGGCCGGCGACCCCAAGTTCAAACAGGCGCTCCAGTGCATCCGCTGCGGCTCGTGTCTCAACGTCTGCCCCATCTTCCGCCTGGTGGGGGGGCACGTGTTCGGCAGCATCTACACCGGCGGCATCGGCACCATCCTCACCGCCTGGTTCGAGGAGTTGCAGAACTCCGAGGATATCCAGGGGCTGTGCATCCAGTGCGGCAACTGCAAGGAGATCTGCCCCGGCAAGCTGGACATCCCGGAGATGATCATGGAAATCAGGCGGCGCCTGGTGGTGGAGAAAGGGCAGCCCTTTACCCAGAAGGCGATCTTCGGCATCGTCAACAACCGCTCGCTCTTCCACGGCATGCTGCGGGCCGCCGCCATCGCCGGCAAGCCGTTCACCTCGGGCGGCTTCATCCGCCACCTCCCCCTGTTCCTGTCGGATCTGACCGATGGCCGCAGCCTCCCCGCCATCGCCGCGGAGCCGTTCCGGGACCGTTTTCCCAAGATCGAGCAGCCCGACGGCTGCCGGGAAACGGCCGTCTTTTTTGCCGGCTGCCTGATCGACTTCGCCTACCCGGAGATGGGAGAGGCGCTGGTGAAAATCCTCAACAAGGCCGGCATCCGGGTCGTGTTCCCGGAAGGGCAGACCTGCTGCGGCGCCCCGGCACGGTACAGCGGGGCCTACGAGGTGGCGGCCGACAACGCCGTGGACAACATCGAGGCCCTGCTGGCGAACAAAGCGGACTACGTGGTCTCCGCCTGCCCCACCTGCACCGTGGCCCTGGCCCACGAGTTCGGCGACACCCTGGAGAGCCTGGGCCGGAAAGAATGGCTACCACGGACGAAAGAGCTGGCTGAGAGGACCGTGGATTTCTCCACCCTGGTGAAACGGCTGGTGGACGCGGGGCGGCTCACCTTGAAGGAGGGGCAACGGCTCGGTGCCATCACCTACCACGACTCCTGCCACCTGAAACGGACCCTGCGGGCCACGGAACAGCCGCGGGAGCTGTTGCAAAAAGCGGGCTACGAGCTGAAGGAGATGTTCGAGTGCGACATGTGCTGCGGCATGGGCGGTTCCTACTCCATGAAGCTGCCGGAGATATCGGCGCCGATCCTGCAACGCAAGCTGCACAACATCAGGGAGACCGGCGCGCCGATCGTAGCCATGGACTGCCCCGGCTGCGTCATGCAGATCAGGGGCGGGTTCGACCAGGACCGGGCCGATGTGCGGGTGAAACATACGGTGGAGTTGTTGGCGGAGGTAGTGGAAAGCTAG